TCCGGAAAATGCCCGGTATTGAGGTAAAATCGGACGGACAAATTATATATAATGGACAATGGATTAATGAGTTCTATATCGAAGGGTTAGATATGCTTGGCTCTAACTATGGAGTAGCCACCAAAAATATAGATGCGCATGACATTGGGACTGTACAAATTCTTGAAGACCACCAAGATGTAAAAATGCTCCAAGGCGTAAGGCGCGGAGCCGCACCAGCAATGAATATACGCCTAAAGCAGAGCGCAAAGGGTATCTGGTCGTCCACTTTTGAGGGTGCTATAGGAAGCCAGCCCAATATATCCTGGGACGCATCGGCCTCACTAATGAACTTCAGGCGTAATGCTCAAAATATATCGGTTTATAAAACCAATAACATCGGTGTTGATTTACGACCTGAAATCAACGCTCCATCTACATACACATCATCTTACGGAACTGGGATATTATATCCTGAAACTCCATCTTTATCTAACAAGTACACTTATAGAAACACCTCTCATAGCCTTTCAGTGAACCAGTTGCTGAAACTTAGTGAAGATAAAACATTTACGTTTAATCTAAATTATCTTTTCGACAAAGAAAAGCGTAATTCAAATGATGAAACAACGTATTTGTCTGACAGTGTGGCAAGGTATATCATCAAGGAATCTAATTCTTCTGATATACATCAGCATTTTGTTGGGACCCATGCTGTTTATAAACTTAATGGGAAGAAAATATACCTCAAAAATACTCTTTCCGCCAATGCGTCTTTTCCAAAAGGAGAAGGACTAATTAATGATTTAATTCTCCAAAAATTTTCAGCTCACTCAATAAAAATTGATGATGAATTGAAACTTAACTATAAGAAACATAATGGGGGAATTGCAGATGCTTCATTTCATATATCCTATAACGATAAGAAGGGATTATTGAATCTGCCTAATAATGAATTTTGTCAGATAGTAGATCAACGAAGCTTCAATATTGACGGAAGTGGCTCCTTGATTGCTCTTTCAATACCACACTTCATGTTTAATCTGAATGGAGAAGTTGATGCAAGTTGGCAACATGCTAATACCAATCTTGATATTGACAATCAGTCTATGCCTGATGATCAACAAACATGGCAGGTTGGTGCAAGGGTTACTCCAAAAATATTTTGGCATTATGGGCAAAAATTTCAATGGCTTATATATGTGCCTGCAGGTTTTATGTATTATAAGTCTGACAATCAAACTTGGAATTATAATAAAACATTCTTCTCGATAAGACCATATTCGAACATAACATATAAACCATCAGACCGGCTTTCGTTCTCACTTACCACAATAGGTGAAGAATCCTTACCTTCTGCCATATCCATTATGGTTCAAAAACGATTTATAGACTACCGCACAACCATCTCTAACCCGGGACATATTGAAGCGACAATGAACCGAACACTAAAAACGGCATTCAATGCGAGCTATACAAATGTGTTGGATATGCTATTTGGTAGCCTTGCATTAACGTATGTTCAATCGCGTTATGGCAATAGTTCCGGATATGACATAACTGACGATATTATTAATTATATAAGATTGCCATATTCTACAAATAGCCGGATATGGCAACTTGATCAAACATTTTCAAAAGGTTTTTTCCGATGGAACTCAAAGGTAAGTGAGTCATTTAGTATAGGCATGAATAATAGTGAATATTATATCAATGATGAAATTCATGAAGGCAAAAGCAAGTATCTTCGGGCTAAACTTTCATATAATGCGACGTTTACTAAATGGCTGTCTTTTGAGACCTCAAATGAATACACCCTATCCAAGAGCTTTACAGATGGCAAAGCTAATGATGGCACGAAACATACCTTCTCCAATGCCACGTCCATTATACTGTGGCCGTTTAAGCAACTGAATGTATCGCCATCTGTGATGTTCTATAATAATAACTACTCTACATCATATCGAAATAATGTGTTCCTGAATTGCAATGTTGAATATACTCTCGGAAACACCATATTGTCACTGCAATGCAGCAACTTGTTAAACAACGATGTTTTTCGAAGGTATAACGACAATGGAATCATTAGATACTCAAGCGAGTATCGTTTACGAGGACGCACTATTATGGTAGGCATTAGAATAAGAATAACATAAATATATAACCATGAGGATTTTGAATGCACTTTTAGCATCTCTAATGATGCTTGCCGGGCCTGCTGCTTTAGCACAGGTTACTGTATCGTATGCTATGGATACGCCTACGTTCACCCTCGCGCACGAGGATACTGATAAGTATGAGACATTAGATACTTGCTATCTTAACGTTTCATACCAGTTCAAGTATCGCAATTCAGAGAAAGACGATTCTTTGAGTTTCGATGACATCATGGACTTGCAAATGGGCAGATACTACAACGCTTTCTTTAGCCGTGATTTGCGAGCTCTTGATACACAAAACACGAAAGAACTTAAATCCACAATGCAATTCTCTACTATTCCTGAGAATTATGTTGGGTTCGACCTTCTGTTCAATCATAAGGACTCACTGACTACAGTCACCAATCGTCTTCCATACACTTCTCAAGTCATTGAATACAGTGAACTATCAGAATCACCTGAATGGACGTATATACCAGATGAGATTGCTACTGTCATGGACTATCATTGTCATGTCGCAACATGCAATTATGGAGGAAGAAATTGGAAAGTGTATTATACAAATGACATTCCTGTTCCTTATGGACCGTGGAAGCTGAACGGAGTAAAAGGATTGGTCCTTAAGGCTGAAGACTCTGAAAACAACTTTATTTTTGAAGCTGTAGGTTTGACACAAAAGCCACAACCTATCATTCGCTATGACTGGAGTAGAAAGAAAATGAAGAAAGAAGATTGGAAAAAATTTGAACAGGAGATGTATAAAAACGCCGGGGCATTCGTCCGAAACACTGGTGCACGCATCCTTATCATGGACAACAGTGAACAAGGTTTTCATCGTCTCAATGAAGATTGGTCTCAATACTACAATCCATTAGAATTATAACATGGAAATAATAAAGTCTGCAGCGGGTCATAATTATATATATGATCGAAATACTAGTTACATTTCTCTATCTTCTAATTACAGTCCTAAAGAGAACGAGAATCAAGTAAATCCACACTTCGCTAAGAAGTTAGATTACTTAACTCGTCATGGTATCATTTCTCAAGAAAAGAGTGAAAATAATCAATACCGTCTTTTAACTAAAAAAGATATTGATGATGCAATAATCAATACTCATCAAATAATATTAGAAGTAACAGACAAATGTAACCTGGACTGTTACTACTGCGGCTATGGTCATTTTTATGACAATTATGATGCTAGATTAAATAGAGACTTACCTCTCGATTCATTCAAAACACTATATAATTATCTGAAGAATCTATGGGAAACATCCTATAATAAAGGGTGCTCTTATCTCCGTATATCATTTTATGGGGGTGAACCACTATGCAATTTCCAATTTATTCATGATGCTGTAATGTACACACGAAACAATCCTATTCTGAATAAAAAGATTGTTTTCTCAATGACTACAAATGCAGTTCTGTTAGACAAATATATGGATTTTTTAGTTGAAAATAACTTTGAAATTCTAATTAGTCTTGATGGAGATAAATTTAATGATTCATATCGAACTTTTAAAAATGGGACAGGGTCGTTCGACACAGTAATATCAAATATAGACAAGTTACAGTCCACATATCCGATATTCTTTAATAAGAATATCAAATTCAACAGTGTATTGCACAATCGTAATTCAGTAAGGGAAGCTAATCATTTTATATACTCCCGATATAATAAACGTCCAATGACCAATGAATTGAACGTTTTTGGTATAGCAAAATGTAAACGAGCTGAATTCCTAAAAATTTTTCATTCTAAAACATCTGAGTTTAACTCTATGTCTAATGAAGAAAAACAAGTATATGAGAGACAATCTCCTCATATAATTCAATGTGAGAAATGGCTCTTTAGTACCCTCATGAAAACATATTCAGTAAATATATTCGATGCTTTATCTGATAATTTTATTGAATCATTAGATTCTAATAGACAAGAGATTCCAACAAAAACCTGTATCCCATTTTCACGAAAAATATTTGTTTCTGTTAATGGTGGTATTTTTCCATGCGAAAGAATTGGAAACGAATTCAATTTCGGAAACATATCCGGGAATGAACTATATATAAATTACGACAATATAATTGAACGTTATAATCAATTATTTCTCAAGTATATAACTGCCTGCAAAACATGTAAAGCCAAAGATTTTTGTTCTGTATGCGTTGTATCTGATATAAATGGATACGAGGTTTGTAATCGAGCTAAACCTCGAAATATCGAAGAGATAATTTCCTTCTTTGAAGCCAATCCTGAAGAAATAAGAGAAATAATAAAAAATATATCTATCATCTAATAATGGGACATTCTACATACTTCTATTTAGAGCCTTATGTTTATATAGCATCTGGTAAAAATGGTATTCTTCTAATAAACATGCTTGATGACAACACTCTAATCTTTAACGATTCAAGATCTGTTGACATCATGCAGCGATTATTGTCTTCTCCTAAAAGGACAGTCCACATATCGGAACAAGATAAAACGATTCCTCTTATATCTGATACACTCAAGTATTTCATGGGAGATTTGATATCTTCTAACATCCAACCTTTACAATTTGAATCCGAGATAAACAACATCTCTGGCATCGATGCTTATCATAAATCTATAATATACTCAAAATATAACATCGGTTCTTTCATATCAAATTGCACACTACTTGTTGATATGAATAAATCTGACTGTTCGGAATATATCGCTATTCAGTCTGGCTTATCATCTTGCGCTGAATCTTTTCAAAAAAGATATCCTTATGCGATGAATAAATCTACTATTAAGACATATATACAAGGACTCGTTAGTATTAATCCGAATATAGTTGTAAATATATGTGGACTTGATATTGATTTCCTGAACGATATAATTGAAAGCTTTAACGCAAGAAATCTAAACATAATCATTTCAGCAACAACGCTCAATGCTAGTCCAGAGATACTGAATACCCTTATCAACACTAATCTAAGTTTTTCAGTTCTTCTAAACTTACCTATTGATCAAATCAACTTACCTTCTAATCGTAATCACATCTCTATTTTAACAAAAATAACCGATAAGAACGATCTTGAGGTATATTTAAACTTGCTTGACTCTGATTATAAAGTAAAGTTTTTCCCGCATTTAACTAGTGAAAATCTCGACTTTATTAAGTCTCTTCTTAATATATCTGAAGATGAGTTATTAGGTATCCCTCAAAAGTACCAAACAATTAAGATTAACAATCTAATAAATAGTAATCTATGGGGAACAATTTACCTATTCTCTAATGGAAATATTCATTACTCCCTTATTAATGATTCTAATAAAATTATAACCTTTAACAATCTGTATGATGGTTATAAAGAAGATCTTATAAACGGTACTATCGATTGGATATTTAATCGAAATTATACTGAGTGTAAGAAATGTATGTATCAACGGCTTTGTCCACCACCAAACTACATAGAACACTATCTAAGGTGTAACAACACCCTAAGATGTCTCATCCAAGATTCCTAATGAAAAAGATTTCAATTAAATTACAAAAGGATGCCATGAAATGTGGGCAAACGTGCCTACAAATGATTGCTGAATATCATGGATATATTTTTGCTGATAATTTAATTGAATCTCTATGTCCTGCGACAAAAGAAGGAGTCTCATTACTTGCTTTACAAGAAACAGCACTATTACTTGGTTTCAAATCAATATGTGCTCGAATGAACATTTGTGAAATTTCAAGAATAACAGAACCTTGCATTCTTCACTGGGATCAAAACCACTATGTTGTTCTAGTTGAAATTAAGAAAAATGGCTCCTATTATAGAATAGCAGATCCAAAAAAAGGTATATCTACATGCACTAGAGATGAGTTTTTACAACATTGGATAAGCACAACCATTAATGGAAAACATAAAGGAGTTGTTATGTTATTAACTCCTACTGAAAATATTATCAGATACACAACTGAGACTCCTAAAAAACGCTCAAATCGTTTTATCCTAGGTTATATAACTCAATTTCGTAAATATTTCACACAGATTATCCTCGGTCTGGGTCTCGGGTGTGTGCTTCAGTTAATCATGCCGTTCCTGACACAGGCCATTGTAGATGTGGGTATAAGGCATATGGACATAGGTTTCATCTGGCTCATACTACTCGGAGAACTGATGATTGTAGTGGGCAGGACTGCCACGGATTTTATCCGGCGATGGTTACTGCTCCACATTTCCATGCGAATCAACATCTCTCTTGTAAGCGATTTCTTCATAAAGTTGCTGAAATTACCCATGTCGTTCTTTGACACAAAATTAATGGGAGATTTGCTACAACGGATTGGAGATCATACCCGTGTACAGAACTTCCTCACTGGTCAGGTGCTTAACATCATTTTCACATTCCTAAGCTTCATAATCTTCGGCATTGTTCTCTTCTTTTATAATCCTCTTATTTTCGGAATTTTCGTCACCGGAAGCGTTTGTTACGGACTATGGATAACCTCTTTTTTGAAAAAGCGCAAGGTCCTCGACTATGAACTGTTTGAACAGCAGGCAAAGAATCAGAACAAGACCTATCAGCTAATCACTTCCATGCAAGAGATAAAATTGCAGGACTGTGAGCGCCGCCGCCGTTGGGAATGGGAGGATACGCAAGCTGACCTCTTCAGTGTACAGATGAAATCGCTTAAACTCCAACAGACACAAGAAGCCGGCTCTATTTTTATCAATGAGGTAAAGAATATAATGATTACAGTGCTTGCGGCCACCGCTGTGATAAATTCTCAGATGACACTCGGAGCCATGCTTGCTGTGCAGTATATCATCGGGCAGCTCAACTCTCCGGTGGAGCAGTTCATGTCGTTCATCTATTCTCTACAGGATGTGAAGATTTCACTTGAACGCATTAATGAAATTCATGAGGGGAGAAATGAAGAATCCGACGGCAATCAGGTATCAAAGTTCGATGACGGAAAATCCATCGACCTTTCCAATGTCGATTTCAAGTATGATCCACACGCTCTCAAAAAGACGCTGACAGATGTGTCATTTGATATACCAGAAGGAAAAGTAACGGCTATTGTCGGGGCTTCCGGAAGTGGGAAAACTACCCTTATTAAGTTAATGCTGGGCTATTATCCGGTCATGTCCGGCTCAATCTCAATAGCAGGAAGAAACATAAACGAGTATAATCTAAAATGGTGGCGCCGGCATTGTGGAGTAGTCATGCAAGACGGTGTCATATTTTCAGAATCCATCGCTCGGAACATAGCAGTGGATGATGGAGATATTGACATAGATCGGCTTGAAAAAGCAGCTAGAATAGCCCATATCCATAATTATATTATGGGGTTACCTCTGAAATATAATACTCAAATCGGACGCGATGGTGTAGGTCTAAGTCAAGGACAAAAACAGCGAATACTCATTGCCCGAGCAGTCTATAAGAACCCCGACTTCATATTCCTCGATGAAGCTACAAATGCCCTTGATGCAAAAAATGAGAGAGCTATTGTAGAAAACCTCGATGAATTCTACAAAGGTAGAACTGTTGTCGTTGTGGCTCATCGCCTGTCAACAGTCAAGAATGCAGACCAAATTATAGTCCTCGATAGAGGTAAAGTTGTGGAGTCCGGCAATCATGCCACTCTTATAGAAAAGAAAGGGGCATATTATAATCTCGTTAAAAATCAACTTGAATTAGGAAATTGATATGGAGGCAGACAAAACTACACATGACAAGATTGAGCTCCGCTCCGAAAAAGTCCGACAACTCATAGGAGAGATTCCTCCCTCATTAGTCCGATGGGGCATAGCAATCATAACCATTGTTTTCATTGCCCTAATTGCGGCTGTATGTCTATTGCCATACCCATATTCCAACGGTGAATCCATCCTCCGGCATTTCATCGGATAAAGGAACATATCTAAATCGACCGTTTTTGAGACTTTTCAGCAAACTATCTTCAGATGTAACTATTCATGCCAAACATCGTCTCATAAGCCATCTCAAAATCTACAATCCAAAATAGATCATCTTTACCGAGTTTTGAAATGGATAGGCATTTTATCATGGTGATACATACCTTACCCAAAAAGACATTTAGCTATAAGTGGATAAAAAATCCACTTATAGCTAAATGTCTTTGATACTGTTTCAAAAAGAATATAAGAAGAACTCTTTAGGTTTTCATATTATAATGATACCACCGCAGGAACCGGGATAGATTGGAACTCCATATCCAAGGCATCCTCAATCTTACAAATTGTCTCCAAGGATAAATTCTCTTTTCCTTTAAGAATCTTGGAAACATATTGAGGGGTACATCCCATTCTTTGGGCAAGTTCTTTCTGATTGACTCCCAAAAAATCCATACGGTCAAGCATTTCCATAGCTATTTTCTGGGAACGTCGAAGCCATCGGCTGTTTTCAAGCCGATAAATAGCATTTTCCCTCCATCTTGATGGAGTTGGAGATGCAAAATCTTCCAATCTTTTTCTTTCCATAATATATAGCTTTTATCTTTGTTCTATCTTTATAACACTTTGACAAGCATTTATATCGAGTCCAACTCTATATAATCATCAAAGCTGATGGAATCATACACACTTTCAGCCATCAAGAAATTCCTAACTCTTTCGAGCTTGCGCAACTCTGCCGCAGTATGTTCTCTTTCTTCCATCTTATGTGTCAACTTTATAGCACCTCCTGTTATAAGGAACTTACCGTCATCAAGTTTTATAGCATAAAGTCTCAACCACGACACATGTCTTGATGATGACCTTGGACGAGTCTTCTCTTTATTAAGGACATTCATTCCGGTACTCAGGTTATCCAATGGTCGAAATACTCTATTCAAATCATCAACATCCAACATCAAGATTGTTCTTTGTAGAACTTCATTGTCATCTAATGTATCTTGTATTGCCTCATTGATGTTCTCAATAGCAAAGTACTGTTTCAGATCAGAGGAATGTTCCTGAAAAAATGTCCTCAGCCATATGACATCACTCCACTGGTCGAACAATGTCTCAAGGATATTGTCCGAGTCTCCATCATATCGCACAGCATACAGGTTGCCGTCTTCCGTTATTTTGTCAAATGTCATTTCTCTAATTTTTATTTCCGCAAAGATAGTAAAAGTTTTTTACCTAATCAACTTATAAGTTGATTTTAGTGTATATCCCATCTTTTAACCTGATTAGGCGGTCTATCTAATCGAATATTTTTATATCTTTATACTAAGCAAGACTACATTAGATATGATAATAGGCTACGCAAGAGTATCGACCACCGGGCAGAACCTCGATGGGCAAACAGATCTGCTCACCCAATCCGGATGTGAGCGGATATACAGTGAGAAGATATCCGGAGTTAAAAAGGAGCGTCCGCAACTTGACAGAATGATGGACTCACTCCGTTCCGGAGACACTGTGATAATAACGGAACTTACCCGGCTGGGGCGTTCCGTCAAGGAATTGCTCTCAATCATCGAGAGAATACATGAAGCCGGAGCGTCGATAAAATCACTGAGAGAGACATGGCTCGACACCACCACACCACAGGGTAATCTGTTGCTCACAATCTTTGCCGGACTCTCACAGTTTGAGAGAGACCTCACACGGCAGCGCACAAGGCAGGGACTTGAAGCTGCGAGGGCAAGAGGTCGTAAGGGAGGCAGACCAAAGTCTGATGAAAGCAAAGTATCTACCGCTCTGAAGATGTACGACTCAAAGCTGCACTCGATAGATGAGATAACCAAGGCAACCGGAATCAGCCGGGCAACCCTTTACAGAGCCATCGACAAACGCAAGAAAACAACATGATTCAGCTTGCTGTCCGGCATCGGCTCCAATCATGAAAGCGCATCTGTCCTTAACTGGTGTGTATTAGGCTACGCACCTACGGTTTATACGGCGAGCCGACTGTAAGAACGCATTATCCCTACATTCGCCTTCCCCTGCTTTTCTTCGGAGGTTCCTGAGTCTGTCCGGTTTCCGGCTTTTGTGTATGCTGCTTCCTTTTTTCTTCCTCCTGACGCTGCTTTATTCCAAGTGCAGCCTTCACCTTTGCCCAGATATCCCGGAAGAAATCGGAGATACGCTTACCGCACATGGAGATGAACGAGTCTTCTCCATGACCTTCAATCCTCACGGAGATATTATCGGCATATTCCTCCGGAATCCTCTTTCCTGTCGCCGGATCCATAAACGGATATTTCTTCCATGTCAAGGTCTGACCCGAAAGAATGGCATCCTGATAATCCGGATCTTTAATCTCAATAGACACAAGTTCCCTTATCAACCGGGCTTCAAGAGGATGTCTGCGTTCAAGTGCGGTCTGTGTACCAGACACGGTCTCCTTCAACTGTTGCAGTTCCCGTTCCGCCTTCTCTCTTCCGGCTTTCTCATGCCGAGTGGCAGCGGCTTCTCTCTCCAGTGCGGTGGCGTTGCCGGACACGAGCAACTTCAGCTCCGCATTCTCCTTTGCAAGCCTCTCCACCTCTTTCTTGGCAAGGAAACTTATCGAGGCGTTGTTTATCCTATCCAATGCCTCCTTCTCAACCTTGGCAACCTCTTTTTCCCTGCTGTCCGCCGCCTGAAGAAGACGGTCAGCGGACTCGATGCGATCCTCGGCATATTCTCCGGCTTCAGTGTAAGTGTCGAGCCTGTCCTGCGCCTTCACTATCAACGGAAGAAGGTTGTCGAGCTGCTGCTGTTGCCGGGCTATCTCATTTTTCTTTTCAGTGAGTTCACTCCTGGTCTCTTTCAGTTCCTTTTCCTGCTCCCGGATCTGACTGTCCTTTTTAAGAATCTCCCTGTTCTTCTCCTTCACCAGATCCTCCTGTCCGGCAAGTTCCTTGAGCAATTCGTCCAGCCGCCCGCGTTGCAGCTCGTATTGCTCCTTATAATACTGGGCAAGATCCTTGTGCCTGGCAGGACTTCCTTCCTCACCTCTCTCCAGTCCGAAAGGCGCCATCGCAACAGCATACTCTGTCTGCCGCCTTTTCAGATCCCATTGGGTCATGACATCATCGGCACACAGCCGCAAGGTCTCCACTGTCGCCTTTTTCTTGTAGCGGCGTTTCTTCTTCGGGACTTCCTCTCCATTCTTCTCCGCTTTCTCCTTATCCTTGGCGGCTCTCTTTTTTGTAGTCCTCTGCTTCTTGCTCTCTCCGGACACAACAGGAACAAGAGACACATGAAGGTGCGGAGTCTCCTCGTCCATGTGCAGAACCGCACTCACGATGTTTTCCTTGCCATGTTCTTTCTGCGCCCACTTGATTGACTCCCGGCACCATTCCATAAGCCTGCCCTGCTCGATGATCTCAGCCATACCCTCTACCGATGCGCTCATGCGGATCTCGATGCAGCATATCTGACCTTTCCGGATCTTGCGCTCGTATTCATTGCCGTCGGCATCCTTCTGATGACGGACAGCATCAAGCCTTTTCTCGATGGCTGCGCTGCGGCCAATCTCCCGGGCTTCCTTTATAAACTCCTTGTTATGTCTGGTAAGGTCTCTGCGCTTGATGTTGTACGGCACATGCTCCGTTCCGTCCGCCTTCTTCCTCTCGATATGGGTGGAGTAGGACACCGGTGGACCGTAGCATTTCTCATAATGGCAGACTGTATAGTGGCTCATATATTTTCAGTGGAAGGTGGACGGAAACGGCCGGGAAGGGATGCAAGGGGAACGGCGGCCGCAGAGCTGTTCCCTTTGCCGGAGAGTGCAGAGAGAGGGTCACTCTCTGCCCGGGGGTGACGGGGGCTGGAAGCCCTTGTCCGAGGGTCCGGGAAGGGTCATCCCGGCGGTGGGGTTCAAAGGGGAGAGGACACTCCCCTTGTGGGGGTTGTAGGGGGCGAAGCCACATGCCTTAATAGGGTTAAATATAGCATCCCAACGGAGTGGATGCGGTGGCTTCGCCAATATTTTGCCCTATTAAGCTATGGCAAATTTTTCAAATTTGCTCTCGTGCAAGCGATGGAACCGCCTGAAACAACTGACCTCCGGAGGATACCTGTGCTATTCCTCGACCTTGCCGTATCCCATTTTGACACGGTTACTCACAAGCAAATACCCACTGAAAAAGCGGTCGAGTATGTTGTTGATTGTAGATGTGATCGTAGCGTGTGGGACACCACTTCCGGCGTTCATATCCTTGATCATCTTCACGAACTTCGGGGCGATTGGAACCTGCGGGAACTTCATCGAGGAAGATCGGTACACCATAGGGGAGATATATCCCTCTATGAAATCAGCTTCTGTTGTTTCCAAAACAGTTCCGCGCTTTGACAGCACGAACAGAGCCTCTGCCTCACTTGCCAACTTCGGGCCTTCAGGGGGTGAAAGCAGGCTCAAATTCAATGTGTTTTCCATAGCATATATAGTTCTCTCGGAGAATATGCCATCCTTGTTCATCTCTATCTCAATGACCTTTCTTGGATCTTTCTCAAAAGATTTTCTGACTGCTAAAAGATCAACCTTTTCTTCTTCTGTTTCATCCATTGATAAAGCATTTGTTATTTGTTTTGAAAATTCATATTTCTGAAAATTATTTTACCTGAAAATTCTGGCGTAAATATTTTCCTTACAAATAACATTCATACTATGGTTATGGTTCTTGAAGGTAACTATGAAACGGACTCGCAAGCCAAGCAATAAAACAATATATTGTTTTATTTATTTAAT
This sequence is a window from Duncaniella dubosii. Protein-coding genes within it:
- a CDS encoding TonB-dependent receptor is translated as MAFILFAVPMSAQQDDERLDSLIRTLELKEVVVTAKKIRQSGDTISYAASSYISKNDKTLEDLLRKMPGIEVKSDGQIIYNGQWINEFYIEGLDMLGSNYGVATKNIDAHDIGTVQILEDHQDVKMLQGVRRGAAPAMNIRLKQSAKGIWSSTFEGAIGSQPNISWDASASLMNFRRNAQNISVYKTNNIGVDLRPEINAPSTYTSSYGTGILYPETPSLSNKYTYRNTSHSLSVNQLLKLSEDKTFTFNLNYLFDKEKRNSNDETTYLSDSVARYIIKESNSSDIHQHFVGTHAVYKLNGKKIYLKNTLSANASFPKGEGLINDLILQKFSAHSIKIDDELKLNYKKHNGGIADASFHISYNDKKGLLNLPNNEFCQIVDQRSFNIDGSGSLIALSIPHFMFNLNGEVDASWQHANTNLDIDNQSMPDDQQTWQVGARVTPKIFWHYGQKFQWLIYVPAGFMYYKSDNQTWNYNKTFFSIRPYSNITYKPSDRLSFSLTTIGEESLPSAISIMVQKRFIDYRTTISNPGHIEATMNRTLKTAFNASYTNVLDMLFGSLALTYVQSRYGNSSGYDITDDIINYIRLPYSTNSRIWQLDQTFSKGFFRWNSKVSESFSIGMNNSEYYINDEIHEGKSKYLRAKLSYNATFTKWLSFETSNEYTLSKSFTDGKANDGTKHTFSNATSIILWPFKQLNVSPSVMFYNNNYSTSYRNNVFLNCNVEYTLGNTILSLQCSNLLNNDVFRRYNDNGIIRYSSEYRLRGRTIMVGIRIRIT
- a CDS encoding GLPGLI family protein, whose amino-acid sequence is MRILNALLASLMMLAGPAALAQVTVSYAMDTPTFTLAHEDTDKYETLDTCYLNVSYQFKYRNSEKDDSLSFDDIMDLQMGRYYNAFFSRDLRALDTQNTKELKSTMQFSTIPENYVGFDLLFNHKDSLTTVTNRLPYTSQVIEYSELSESPEWTYIPDEIATVMDYHCHVATCNYGGRNWKVYYTNDIPVPYGPWKLNGVKGLVLKAEDSENNFIFEAVGLTQKPQPIIRYDWSRKKMKKEDWKKFEQEMYKNAGAFVRNTGARILIMDNSEQGFHRLNEDWSQYYNPLEL
- a CDS encoding radical SAM peptide maturase produces the protein MEIIKSAAGHNYIYDRNTSYISLSSNYSPKENENQVNPHFAKKLDYLTRHGIISQEKSENNQYRLLTKKDIDDAIINTHQIILEVTDKCNLDCYYCGYGHFYDNYDARLNRDLPLDSFKTLYNYLKNLWETSYNKGCSYLRISFYGGEPLCNFQFIHDAVMYTRNNPILNKKIVFSMTTNAVLLDKYMDFLVENNFEILISLDGDKFNDSYRTFKNGTGSFDTVISNIDKLQSTYPIFFNKNIKFNSVLHNRNSVREANHFIYSRYNKRPMTNELNVFGIAKCKRAEFLKIFHSKTSEFNSMSNEEKQVYERQSPHIIQCEKWLFSTLMKTYSVNIFDALSDNFIESLDSNRQEIPTKTCIPFSRKIFVSVNGGIFPCERIGNEFNFGNISGNELYINYDNIIERYNQLFLKYITACKTCKAKDFCSVCVVSDINGYEVCNRAKPRNIEEIISFFEANPEEIREIIKNISII
- a CDS encoding peptidase domain-containing ABC transporter encodes the protein MKKISIKLQKDAMKCGQTCLQMIAEYHGYIFADNLIESLCPATKEGVSLLALQETALLLGFKSICARMNICEISRITEPCILHWDQNHYVVLVEIKKNGSYYRIADPKKGISTCTRDEFLQHWISTTINGKHKGVVMLLTPTENIIRYTTETPKKRSNRFILGYITQFRKYFTQIILGLGLGCVLQLIMPFLTQAIVDVGIRHMDIGFIWLILLGELMIVVGRTATDFIRRWLLLHISMRINISLVSDFFIKLLKLPMSFFDTKLMGDLLQRIGDHTRVQNFLTGQVLNIIFTFLSFIIFGIVLFFYNPLIFGIFVTGSVCYGLWITSFLKKRKVLDYELFEQQAKNQNKTYQLITSMQEIKLQDCERRRRWEWEDTQADLFSVQMKSLKLQQTQEAGSIFINEVKNIMITVLAATAVINSQMTLGAMLAVQYIIGQLNSPVEQFMSFIYSLQDVKISLERINEIHEGRNEESDGNQVSKFDDGKSIDLSNVDFKYDPHALKKTLTDVSFDIPEGKVTAIVGASGSGKTTLIKLMLGYYPVMSGSISIAGRNINEYNLKWWRRHCGVVMQDGVIFSESIARNIAVDDGDIDIDRLEKAARIAHIHNYIMGLPLKYNTQIGRDGVGLSQGQKQRILIARAVYKNPDFIFLDEATNALDAKNERAIVENLDEFYKGRTVVVVAHRLSTVKNADQIIVLDRGKVVESGNHATLIEKKGAYYNLVKNQLELGN
- a CDS encoding helix-turn-helix transcriptional regulator, whose protein sequence is MERKRLEDFASPTPSRWRENAIYRLENSRWLRRSQKIAMEMLDRMDFLGVNQKELAQRMGCTPQYVSKILKGKENLSLETICKIEDALDMEFQSIPVPAVVSL
- a CDS encoding recombinase family protein produces the protein MIIGYARVSTTGQNLDGQTDLLTQSGCERIYSEKISGVKKERPQLDRMMDSLRSGDTVIITELTRLGRSVKELLSIIERIHEAGASIKSLRETWLDTTTPQGNLLLTIFAGLSQFERDLTRQRTRQGLEAARARGRKGGRPKSDESKVSTALKMYDSKLHSIDEITKATGISRATLYRAIDKRKKTT